The Ignicoccus hospitalis KIN4/I genome includes the window ACTATTATGGTCACGTTGTTAGTCACGGTCTTGAACTCGGTTAGGGTCGTAGTAGTAGTGACGGTCACGGTTAGGGGCTCGTAGGGGTACTTCGCGGGCTCCTCCTTGGCCAAGTACTTTATCACGTTAAACATGAGCTTTTGAACGTTGGGGTTGCTCGCTATGTCCCTAAATATCCCGTTCCAAGATAGTATGATCATCTCGTCGGACACTTTACTAGTCCTTATAACTATACAGTACCTGTTGCCCGAGGCGACGCTCTCGGGCGCTATCAAGTCGGGCACCAAAGGGACCATACAGCAAGAGGAGGGCAAGGCGCTCACGTTAGAGTATATAGGGTGCGCGCTGGCGGGCCTCAAGGGCCTCACTCCCTCAGCGCAAGAGGGGGCCGCCACCAGCCGACCGCTCACGTTCTTGGGGACCGTAGGTATTATCAAGCCGAGCTTGTACAACACGAGCTGCCCTAAGGTGCTCTTAGGCCCGACGACCAGCGCGACCCTAATCCTGTCTTTTATAGCGGGCAATATCACGTTGTTTACATAAGCGTTCGCTAACTCTTTGTCCCTAGTTATGTTCCCAGTTGAAGCGTCGTTGTCGAAAACCAACAGTATCCCGGAGAACGCCCTCGGGTTGGGCGGGCTGGTGAGGCCGGTACCCACGGACCAGTCGGAAGGGTTGGGCAAGTAGTTCAACGCTTCCGGCCATGCCCTTACGAAGCTTAGGAGCGCGACGTAGGCCTCGGAGCCCTCCGGGTAGGGGGAGCTAGTAACTATCCTCACGTCCACCTTGGCCGCGGAGACCAAAGCCGCCGTCAGCACTAGGAGCGCCGCGAGCTTCCTCATAGAGTACTACCCCGGTGAGACTAGGGTGGGCGGACTTTAAGGAGGAGTTGGCGTCGCCTTCGCTCCACCGAACCCATCATCGCCGGGAGCCAGCTCAGATCGTCCCTGCCCGCTCACGCGCGCGACGACTTCCCCGGGCGTCGTAATAACGTTCGGCGCGGCCGCATGGGGGGACGCGCTCTTGGAATGTCCTTTGCGCGGAAAGAAGGTGTTAGTGGTGGGGATAGGCGGCGGGGGCGACGTTGCCGCCGCCTACTGCGTCAGCAAGTGGGTCGAGAGCGTCGGGGGGAAGGCAATCTTAGGCAGCGTAGTGTGGGAGCGCTTGGTCAGAGACCCCCTACCGGGCCCCTTGCCCTTGAGGGAGTTGAACAACGCCGAGGCCGTTGGGGATCACTTGTGGGTGGCGGACGGCGACGAGTACGCGATAAGAGGGGGAGTGAGGGTGGTCCCTCAAGCCTCCATATTAGCCAGGGTTACTGGGAAGCGAGTTTACTTGTTCGACTTGAACGGCGGCGCTGAAGGGATTAAGCGAGGGCTAAAGGAGGCGATAGAGCTGGCGGGGGCGGACTTGCTCATAGCCGTGGACGCCGGAGGGGACGTCCTAGCCCGCCCTGAGGACGAAGAGGTCTGGAGCCCCCTGGCCGATTCTATATGCTTGGCCGCCGTTAAGGAAATTGAGATAGAGAGCTGGGTCGCCGTCTTCGGTCCCGGGTGCGACGGCGAGCTGCCTCCCCAGAAGGTCCTCGAGAGGGTGTCCGAAGCTTGGAGGAGGGGCGGCAACAAGGGAGGCTTCGTCTTATCCAAGGACGACGCAGAGGACTGCTTGAAGGTAGTTAACGAGATGCACACCGAGGCTTCCAAGATGGGTATACTGGCGGCCTTGGGGGAGTTCGGGGAGAAGAAGATACGTAGAGGTTCGAGGACTCTGTTCCTAAGCCCTCTGACGGCTACTACCTTCTTCTTGGATTCTAACTCAATAGACAGTGTTATGGCCGAGGCTGTGAGAGGGAGTGTCGATATCGAGGAGGCGAACCAGGCGTTGAGGGCGCTGGGGGTCTACACGGAGCTGGACTTGGAGAGGGACGTAGTGGCTAAGGGAGGCTTGGACAAGGTCGACCTAGAGAAGGTTAGGGAGGAGGGTAGGAAGAGGCTCAAGACCTCGCCAGCTCGAGGCCTCTGACCACCGCCTCCCTAGCCCTCTTGGCAACCTCCTCGTCCAAGACCACTTGGGGCTTCAGCGTCTCCAACGCCCTAACTATCTTGTCTAGAGTTATCTTCTTCATATCTATGCATATAGTGCGGGCGTCGGGAGGGTATACCTCCACGTGGGGGTACATCTTTTTCGCCCTGTAACTCAAGCCCTCTTCCGTCCCCAGTATGTAACACTTAGCGCCGAGCTCCCCTATAGCTCTCAGCATCTGACTCGTGCTTCCCACGAAGTCAGCCATCTTCTGGCTCTCCCACGGCGCCTCGGGGTGGACCAAGAGCTTGCAATGGGGGTGCCTCTCCTTTGCCTTCCTCAAGTAGTACGGGGAGACCAAGAACTCGTGGACCGGGCAGTGGCCCCAAGGGGGCACTGCTATTATGTCCTTATTCGTTCTGTGGGCAACGAACTTGGCTAAGTTCTTGTCGGGCCCGAACAAAACTACCTCGTCCTCTAGCTTGGAGACCACTTTGACCGCCGACGCGCTGGTGACTACGTAGTCGCTCAAGGCTTTCGCTTCTACGCTGGAATTGACGTAAGTTACCAGCGGCGCGTGCGGGTAGTTCTCTCTGAACCGCTTGATTATCTCCGGCGTCATGTGGTCCGCCAGAGGACACCCGGCCCGAGGCTCGGGGTGCAGGACTACTCTGTCGGGGTTTAGAAGCTTCGCTACCTCGGCCATGAACCTGACCCCAGCAACTACTATGACGTCCGCGTCGACCTCCTCGGCCTTCATAGCCATTTCTAGGCTGTCCCCAACGAAG containing:
- a CDS encoding DUF1152 domain-containing protein, encoding MECPLRGKKVLVVGIGGGGDVAAAYCVSKWVESVGGKAILGSVVWERLVRDPLPGPLPLRELNNAEAVGDHLWVADGDEYAIRGGVRVVPQASILARVTGKRVYLFDLNGGAEGIKRGLKEAIELAGADLLIAVDAGGDVLARPEDEEVWSPLADSICLAAVKEIEIESWVAVFGPGCDGELPPQKVLERVSEAWRRGGNKGGFVLSKDDAEDCLKVVNEMHTEASKMGILAALGEFGEKKIRRGSRTLFLSPLTATTFFLDSNSIDSVMAEAVRGSVDIEEANQALRALGVYTELDLERDVVAKGGLDKVDLEKVREEGRKRLKTSPARGL
- the nadA gene encoding quinolinate synthase NadA — translated: MIDELMRKVEELKRRRRAFIIAHNYQLPEVQEVADFVGDSLEMAMKAEEVDADVIVVAGVRFMAEVAKLLNPDRVVLHPEPRAGCPLADHMTPEIIKRFRENYPHAPLVTYVNSSVEAKALSDYVVTSASAVKVVSKLEDEVVLFGPDKNLAKFVAHRTNKDIIAVPPWGHCPVHEFLVSPYYLRKAKERHPHCKLLVHPEAPWESQKMADFVGSTSQMLRAIGELGAKCYILGTEEGLSYRAKKMYPHVEVYPPDARTICIDMKKITLDKIVRALETLKPQVVLDEEVAKRAREAVVRGLELARS